ACATAAGTCATTACATAAGTCATTACACAAGAGTTACTAATGCCGTTTGAAAACAGATACAAAAGACAAGAAATAATATCATACATTAACTTCATTTGTCTAAGCTTAAAACTAGCCAAGTCTGGACCTAAGTTGTTCATCCCCCTGCAGCCTGCAACAATATAAACTCTGATCAGTTATGCAATAAAAACTCTCATCAgtttaaacacacaaaacacaACACTTACAGTATCTAGAATATGACCAATTTTTCAAGTGGCCATGCAATCGATGAACCATGTGCATCTTTCAAACACTCGATTTCATCTGTCTTCCTCCAGACTTCTGCATCATCGACTATCACAGCATCTACCCACACTCTAGCCGCTTTCGGACCCAAGCGCACAAAGTGGACCATTTGAGATGGGTCTGTTGAATGCACACGACCTTCAGCTACTACTTGTTTCCTCTCACCAAGGTCCATCAGTTTGCACTTCTGATTCTGCTTGATTGGTTGAGATCCATGCTTATGCAAACATTCAACAGACATTTACATTACTTAAAACTCAAAGATTAATATAAGCAGATGAAAGCAAATAATAAGTTATAAATTTACCTGATTAGATGGTGGAGACTCCTCAGTAGGAGTTGATGTTGTTGCTACAGATTTGGAACCAACAGATGTATTTTTGATACATGTTTCTCTTCCTACTGAAGAGACGGTTTTTGGAGTAGGAGATTGTTGTGATGTTGCTTCTGGTGGATTGTCAAAGACAACTTTCCGAACAGGCCATGATATAAAAGAGTGTACGCAGTCCTCGAGATATGCAAGATCCATCGTAGGCCTCCATAAATATGTTCTCTGCTCATGTACAACATCCAGGAAAACTTTTACCGCTTTAGGTCCGAGAGGAAGTCCATTGACCAATGCTTTTGCTTCTTTTGTCTGCCAACGCCCTTCACCCACAACGACATCATCATCAGACAAATCCAGTAGTTTGCATTTGTTGAGAGAAGTTGCTCTAGAGCCCTGTCAATCACATTCAGAAAACCAAAATTCTCTTTAGCAggaaataattaaattagtttatagGTGAGTGCAATAGAATGAGATTACCAGTGGTGCAATGTCTTCTGGATCAAGCCCCAGACCTAGTTCCACACATTTATTCTTCGGCCATGCAATAATATGACCCACTGCTTCCTTAATTGTGCACATGTTACTCGCAGGTCGCCAGAGGAATGCTTCTGGTTCAGTAGCAGCTTCAACCAAGACTTTAAGATCCGAAGGGCCTAAGCGACTGTCATTGACTATGTCATTTGGGTCAGAAGAGAGGATACGGCCTTCACCAATGTTCCTTTCTTCATCAGCCCAATCAATCAAAAGACACCTCTTCTGGGGTATCTTGTTCACACTCTGTTAAATGGACAGTAGTAAAAAATGTGAGACTGTCATATAGCTAATCAGCTTATATGATAACAACTTACTCTAGCAGCCGATTTTTCCCCAATCTCATTGTCTTCTCTCTGAAACATAAACACAACACAGCATAATTTTCTCAATCTAACCACTTATATGTCTTAATCTATTCTTCAAGATGTAACTAACCTGGTTTTTAACTTTCGCAAGTTCAGACTGTAACTCGTTAACCTTTTTCTGGAGATGCAATTGCTTCTCTTGCATTTCAGAAATAGACTTGTGGTTGACATTGAAGCAAGCTAATTTTGTCTTACTGACATTCCTCCCCATTGCTCTCATACGACCAGGATTATCAGGTCCTAAAACCTGGATGAGTGTGTCTTCATCTTCGTTTTTACCAGTCTGCTTAGCACCGGTAGCAATCTCAGCAGCCTTTTGCTGCAAACCACAAAAAACATTAACCAGAAACATTagaaatatattgtaataagaGTTACCGAATATGTATGTAACTTACAATCTTCTCAGCGGCATTAGTGTTTATAGGAGTTCCATCTTTTCTTGTACGTGACTTCACCCAGactttaagtcttgaaacttCAGATGGGTCTTCAGAACTATTTTTCTATGGAAAATATTATATGTCAACTTGCATTGTCAAAACATTTAAAAGGACAAGATAGTGTGCTTACCATTTCTTCTGCTTGTCGAACCATTCCCTTTCGACTACAAGTGTGAGGAATCTGTTTGCGTCTCCTCTCCTTGTAGCTATCACTCAGAACCTATCATTTTGTATGTTAACATGTAATCTAGATAGTAATGTAGAGCTTAAACAACTCGGAATGTATACCTTGAATTCTTGGCTTGTCTTTAGTTTCACAAATTTACGCCATTCAACTGGAGGCACATTCTTGGGTCTGAGATTCATCATTTGTTGGTTATTTTCAGCTTCATTGATTTGGGTTACTAGTCGTGACTTGGATGACCTCCATAAAGCTCCCATCTGCTTCAGAACTGCAactctttggtactcctcatCAACTTCAAACCTTGCCTgcaaaaataattaacaaaccAGTAATCTGTAACTTCAATATATAATTCTACTAATCATTGTATACAAACAATTACCTGGACTGATTTCCAGAGCACTGTCTTCACTTCTTCAGTGATTATTTTCCAAGTCTCTAATGTAACAGGGACGTGTTCCCTTACCAAGGGACCTAAATATGAAGACAGCTTCACTGAACCAGGACCATATGCTTT
This genomic stretch from Raphanus sativus cultivar WK10039 chromosome 3, ASM80110v3, whole genome shotgun sequence harbors:
- the LOC130509491 gene encoding uncharacterized protein LOC130509491, which codes for MCTIKEAVGHIIAWPKNKCVELGLGLDPEDIAPLGSRATSLNKCKLLDLSDDDVVVGEGRWQTKEAKALVNGLPLGPKAVKVFLDVVHEQRTYLWRPTMDLAYLEDCVHSFISWPVRKVVFDNPPEATSQQSPTPKTVSSVGRETCIKNTSVGSKSVATTSTPTEESPPSNQHGSQPIKQNQKCKLMDLGERKQVVAEGRVHSTDPSQMVHFVRLGPKAARVWVDAVIVDDAEVWRKTDEIECLKDAHGSSIAWPLEKLVIF
- the LOC108846618 gene encoding uncharacterized protein LOC108846618, producing the protein MGGKRKKGGKKGNKKSKTVDEEVEFVCTVKPRQQTEQEQDGDESEHDVQDQPQEVKDQQQDVHDPEHDGDHEKEQEKEHDQERQQEQQVSNEPEGEIEHTLEPEVGSCRKRKRGPTMMRDLAKDPNTRVHVDFTFMGKHMVLARFEVDEEYQRVAVLKQMGALWRSSKSRLVTQINEAENNQQMMNLRPKNVPPVEWRKFVKLKTSQEFKVLSDSYKERRRKQIPHTCSRKGMVRQAEEMKNSSEDPSEVSRLKVWVKSRTRKDGTPINTNAAEKIQKAAEIATGAKQTGKNEDEDTLIQVLGPDNPGRMRAMGRNVSKTKLACFNVNHKSISEMQEKQLHLQKKVNELQSELAKVKNQREDNEIGEKSAARVSCYHIS